The following proteins are co-located in the Verrucomicrobiia bacterium genome:
- a CDS encoding BMP family ABC transporter substrate-binding protein — protein MRTFPEAGLRKCGRTTLLWMAVLGFALPSAFADFKVGLVLDRGGKDDKSFNASAYEGAMRAKKEQGITLKYVEASDDNAFEPLLRAFAQKDYDLIIGIGFAQKEAIKKIAAQFPEKHFAIVDADVNAPNVRSLLFEEHEGAYIVGAIAALTSKTGKVGFVGGMDVPLIRRFEMGYEAGAKKINPQATVTANYCGVTSAAWNNPPKGKELAMVQYDGGVDVIFAAAGASGFGVFDAAEEKKKLAIGCDSNQDWTKPGVILTSMLKRVDLAVFTTIAEAKAGKFTAGAKRFGLADKGVDYSIDQYNEKILAESVRKRADELKAEIIAGKIVVPDYYKK, from the coding sequence ATGCGAACTTTCCCTGAGGCAGGTCTGAGGAAGTGCGGGCGCACAACGCTCCTGTGGATGGCGGTGCTCGGGTTTGCGTTACCATCAGCTTTTGCGGATTTCAAAGTCGGGCTGGTCCTCGATCGCGGCGGCAAGGATGACAAATCTTTCAACGCCTCGGCGTATGAGGGGGCGATGAGGGCGAAGAAGGAGCAGGGGATTACCCTCAAGTACGTCGAAGCCAGCGACGACAATGCCTTCGAACCGTTGCTGCGCGCTTTCGCGCAAAAGGATTATGACCTGATCATCGGCATCGGTTTCGCGCAGAAGGAAGCGATCAAGAAGATCGCGGCGCAGTTTCCCGAGAAACATTTTGCCATCGTGGACGCCGACGTGAACGCCCCCAACGTGCGCTCGCTTCTCTTTGAAGAGCACGAAGGCGCTTATATCGTTGGCGCCATCGCTGCCCTGACCAGCAAGACGGGAAAGGTCGGTTTCGTCGGCGGAATGGATGTACCCCTGATTCGCCGCTTCGAAATGGGTTATGAAGCGGGTGCGAAAAAGATCAACCCGCAGGCTACCGTGACGGCCAACTACTGCGGTGTGACCAGTGCGGCCTGGAATAATCCGCCGAAAGGCAAAGAACTGGCCATGGTGCAATACGACGGCGGCGTGGACGTCATCTTCGCCGCGGCGGGCGCCTCCGGCTTCGGGGTCTTCGATGCCGCCGAGGAAAAGAAGAAGCTCGCCATCGGCTGTGACTCAAACCAGGACTGGACCAAACCCGGCGTGATCCTGACCAGTATGCTCAAGCGGGTGGACCTGGCCGTCTTCACGACCATCGCCGAGGCCAAGGCCGGCAAGTTCACCGCCGGCGCCAAACGTTTCGGTCTGGCCGACAAGGGCGTCGATTATTCCATCGATCAATACAACGAGAAGATCCTCGCGGAATCCGTCCGCAAGCGCGCCGATGAATTGAAAGCCGAGATCATCGCCGGCAAGATCGTCGTTCCCGACTACTACAAGAAGTAG
- the pgsA gene encoding CDP-diacylglycerol--glycerol-3-phosphate 3-phosphatidyltransferase: MTLPNKITIARILLIPIFVWLALDYIRDYQKDQEHEWERVLAFTVFAVAAISDGVDGYIARRYHQKSELGTFLDPLADKMLLISALILLSIRFKDGTPFDQLPLWLPVLVVSRDVILLGGTVLIHMLAGHVTARPRIVGKCATFFQMITLGWVLLRVDRPSFEWPLYAAGFFTLVSGIWYIFDGVKQLGMHEQKTPAA, from the coding sequence ATGACGCTGCCGAACAAAATCACGATTGCGCGCATTCTGTTGATCCCCATTTTCGTGTGGCTGGCGCTGGATTACATCCGTGACTACCAGAAGGACCAGGAACACGAATGGGAGCGGGTCCTGGCCTTTACGGTCTTCGCGGTGGCCGCGATCTCCGACGGCGTGGACGGCTATATCGCGCGCCGTTATCACCAGAAGAGCGAACTGGGCACGTTCCTTGATCCACTCGCGGACAAGATGCTGCTGATCTCCGCCCTGATTCTCCTGAGCATCCGATTCAAGGACGGCACGCCCTTCGACCAACTGCCGTTGTGGCTTCCGGTGCTCGTCGTTAGTCGTGACGTGATTCTGCTGGGCGGCACGGTGTTGATCCATATGCTGGCCGGCCACGTGACCGCGCGGCCGCGCATCGTCGGCAAGTGCGCCACGTTCTTCCAGATGATCACTCTCGGTTGGGTGCTGCTGCGGGTGGATCGTCCGTCCTTCGAATGGCCGCTGTACGCCGCCGGTTTCTTCACACTCGTCTCGGGCATCTGGTACATCTTCGACGGTGTCAAACAACTCGGTATGCACGAGCAGAAGACGCCGGCCGCGTGA
- a CDS encoding endonuclease domain-containing protein — MKALRHNPTEAEKKLWSHLRNRQVLGAKFRRQQSFGPYILDFYCAELKLAIELDGGQHGGAKGIIQDEQRDEYLKQEGVTVLRFWNNQVFDEFEGVLNVIYVTLENCTPHPNPLPQGERGRHLLKNPS; from the coding sequence ATGAAAGCTCTCCGTCACAATCCGACAGAGGCTGAGAAGAAACTTTGGTCCCATCTGCGAAACCGCCAGGTTTTGGGAGCCAAGTTTCGTCGCCAACAGTCATTTGGTCCTTACATTCTGGATTTTTATTGCGCGGAATTAAAATTGGCCATTGAGTTGGATGGTGGACAGCACGGCGGGGCAAAAGGAATCATTCAAGACGAGCAACGGGATGAATATCTGAAACAGGAAGGCGTGACGGTTTTACGATTTTGGAATAATCAAGTGTTTGATGAATTTGAAGGTGTGCTCAATGTGATTTACGTGACGTTAGAAAACTGCACCCCTCACCCTAACCCTCTCCCTCAAGGGGAGAGGGGAAGACATTTGCTAAAGAATCCTTCCTGA
- a CDS encoding glutamate--tRNA ligase family protein: MSFRVRYAPSPTGSPHIGGMRTALFNWLYARHTGGTFVLRIEDTDAARNTEQSLRANLDGLRWLGLDWDEGPEKGGPYGPYFQSQRAEIYRRRVSELMDKGLAYEREGAVWFKMAREPVVVDDLIAGRVVRQLNETEALNPDFVIVRSDGHPVFHFVNVVDDMEMKITHVIRGEDLLSNTPKHIALFRGFGVEPPQYAHLPMILNANGTKMSKSDPDLANVRLASLQTYVEDGYVPEAVRNYLCLLGWSPKDNREVMPIEEVVKLFDLPQILRNNARFDSTKLLWMNGEYIRALPLDRFAALARPFTGGRDDPKVLGLVKEKIKLLKELPDWINYFFTEDYPFDPEAVKKSCSAPQTSERLLKLADKFSAISVWDAASLEIALKALATEMGIKTGEFIHPCRVAVSGKSAGPSLYHMLEVLGRDRVLARLRRGAEKFRSEV, translated from the coding sequence ATGAGCTTCCGAGTCAGGTATGCGCCGAGTCCCACAGGTTCCCCCCATATCGGGGGCATGCGCACCGCGTTGTTCAACTGGCTCTACGCCCGTCACACAGGCGGCACATTTGTACTGCGTATCGAGGACACCGACGCGGCGCGCAACACGGAGCAATCGCTGCGCGCCAATCTGGACGGACTGCGTTGGCTGGGGCTGGATTGGGATGAGGGACCGGAGAAAGGCGGTCCCTACGGTCCGTATTTCCAATCCCAACGCGCGGAAATTTACCGGCGCCGTGTGAGCGAGTTGATGGATAAAGGACTCGCCTACGAGCGCGAAGGCGCCGTTTGGTTCAAGATGGCGCGCGAGCCGGTTGTAGTGGACGACCTCATCGCCGGCCGCGTGGTGCGTCAATTGAACGAAACGGAAGCGCTCAATCCGGATTTTGTCATCGTTCGTAGCGACGGCCATCCGGTGTTTCATTTCGTGAACGTCGTGGACGACATGGAAATGAAAATCACCCATGTGATCCGCGGGGAGGACCTTCTTTCGAACACGCCCAAGCACATCGCGCTATTCCGGGGATTCGGCGTTGAGCCGCCACAATACGCGCACCTTCCGATGATCCTGAATGCCAACGGCACGAAGATGAGCAAGAGCGATCCCGATCTCGCGAACGTGCGGCTGGCGTCGTTGCAGACGTACGTAGAAGACGGGTACGTTCCCGAAGCGGTGCGAAATTATCTGTGCCTGCTCGGTTGGTCCCCGAAGGATAATCGCGAAGTGATGCCGATTGAAGAGGTCGTCAAACTTTTCGATCTGCCGCAGATTCTGCGGAACAACGCGCGTTTCGATTCCACGAAATTGTTATGGATGAACGGCGAGTACATTCGCGCCCTGCCGCTTGACCGCTTCGCCGCCCTGGCGCGACCGTTCACGGGTGGCCGCGACGATCCAAAGGTGCTCGGCCTCGTCAAAGAGAAGATCAAACTCCTGAAGGAACTTCCGGACTGGATCAATTATTTCTTCACGGAGGACTACCCGTTCGACCCCGAAGCGGTAAAGAAATCCTGCAGCGCCCCACAGACCAGTGAGCGATTGTTGAAGCTGGCCGACAAGTTCTCCGCCATTTCCGTGTGGGACGCGGCCAGCCTCGAAATTGCATTGAAGGCGCTCGCGACGGAGATGGGTATCAAGACGGGCGAATTTATTCACCCATGCCGGGTCGCGGTCAGCGGCAAATCGGCCGGTCCATCGCTGTATCATATGTTGGAGGTGCTTGGTCGCGACCGCGTGCTCGCCCGTTTGCGTCGCGGCGCGGAGAAATTTCGCAGCGAAGTGTAA
- a CDS encoding PfkB family carbohydrate kinase — MSAGKLSHRAAGILHSQAQTLVDKKITIGLDGFVDEIISVVDKRESAEKYTRVPTLASFGARISAAAGKSANAELIVERVKLGGNGPIMANALATFGTHVTYIGNLGYPNLHPVFAELARHATVHSIAEPGFTDALEFDDGKIMMGKHASLGEVNWENLVERVGRSELERCFVGANLVGLQNWTMLPYMSEIWERVLAEICPKMPPQPRHTFFFDLADPEKRDPRDIRRATELIGRFQEYFEVYLGLNEKESFHVGEVLGYKGAQEGEEAVQDVAKFIHEKIRTSGIVVHPRAYAVAASADGVVMVTGPFVGKPLISTGAGDHFNAGFCLGKLLGADNEIALQLGVGTSGYYVRTAKSPNAGELADFLQSL, encoded by the coding sequence TTGAGCGCGGGAAAACTGTCCCACCGCGCCGCCGGTATCCTGCACTCCCAGGCACAGACGCTTGTCGATAAGAAGATCACGATTGGTCTTGATGGCTTCGTTGACGAAATCATCAGCGTGGTCGATAAACGCGAGTCGGCGGAGAAATATACGCGAGTGCCCACGCTCGCCAGCTTCGGGGCGCGCATCAGCGCCGCCGCGGGCAAGAGCGCCAACGCCGAGTTGATCGTCGAGCGCGTGAAACTGGGCGGCAACGGCCCGATCATGGCGAACGCGCTGGCCACCTTTGGCACCCACGTGACGTACATCGGCAATCTCGGTTACCCGAACCTCCATCCCGTCTTTGCCGAATTGGCAAGGCACGCCACCGTCCACAGCATCGCCGAGCCGGGTTTCACGGATGCGTTGGAGTTTGATGACGGGAAAATCATGATGGGCAAACATGCTTCGCTGGGCGAGGTGAACTGGGAAAACCTCGTCGAGCGCGTGGGTCGCAGCGAACTCGAACGATGCTTTGTCGGCGCGAACCTGGTTGGGCTCCAGAATTGGACGATGCTGCCGTACATGAGCGAGATCTGGGAGCGCGTACTTGCGGAAATCTGCCCCAAGATGCCGCCCCAGCCGCGCCACACATTTTTCTTCGACCTGGCCGACCCCGAAAAACGCGATCCCCGCGACATCCGTAGGGCCACGGAATTGATCGGCCGGTTCCAGGAATACTTCGAGGTTTATCTCGGGCTCAATGAGAAGGAATCGTTTCACGTTGGGGAAGTGCTGGGCTACAAGGGCGCGCAGGAAGGCGAAGAAGCGGTCCAGGATGTCGCGAAATTCATCCATGAGAAGATCCGAACTTCTGGAATTGTTGTCCATCCGCGGGCCTACGCGGTGGCCGCTTCCGCAGACGGTGTCGTCATGGTGACCGGCCCCTTTGTCGGTAAACCGCTCATCAGCACGGGCGCGGGCGACCACTTCAACGCCGGTTTTTGCCTCGGCAAGTTGCTCGGGGCGGACAATGAAATCGCGCTGCAACTGGGCGTGGGTACGTCCGGCTACTATGTACGGACTGCCAAGAGCCCGAACGCCGGCGAATTGGCAGACTTTTTGCAGTCACTGTAG
- a CDS encoding thioredoxin family protein, whose protein sequence is MKKLDIGQRAPDFSLPGVDGKDYTLNSFKDKKVIVVLFTCNHCPYAQAYEDRLINIQRDFDAKGVQFVAINPNDSAGYPEDGFENMVKRAQKKQFNFPYLRDEAQRVARAYGAEYTPEAFVLNAKYEVRYIGRVDDNWQHPDKARSHDLRDAITAVLAHKKVANPVTHAIGCTIKWKM, encoded by the coding sequence ATGAAGAAACTCGACATCGGGCAGCGTGCGCCGGATTTCTCTTTACCCGGCGTGGACGGCAAGGACTACACGCTGAATTCATTCAAGGACAAGAAGGTCATCGTCGTGCTGTTCACCTGCAACCATTGCCCTTACGCCCAGGCCTACGAGGATCGCCTGATCAACATCCAGCGCGATTTCGATGCCAAAGGCGTCCAGTTCGTGGCCATCAATCCCAACGACTCGGCGGGCTATCCCGAGGACGGTTTCGAGAATATGGTCAAACGCGCCCAGAAAAAGCAATTTAACTTCCCCTACCTGCGCGATGAGGCGCAGCGTGTAGCGCGCGCTTATGGCGCCGAGTACACGCCCGAGGCTTTCGTGCTCAACGCCAAATATGAAGTGCGTTATATCGGCCGCGTGGATGACAACTGGCAGCACCCCGACAAGGCCCGCTCGCACGACCTGCGCGACGCCATCACCGCCGTGCTCGCCCACAAGAAGGTCGCCAACCCCGTCACCCACGCCATCGGTTGCACAATCAAGTGGAAGATGTAA
- a CDS encoding phage holin family protein, which translates to MAYRLLIFLVKLAINALALLVVDAMFQNIWFDNQQATIVAAVVLALVNTYLRPLVVILTLPINILTLGLFTLVINALMLKLVSWLIPAFHVEGFWTAVGGALVISIVSCLLNLFLRPDRVQVRVYRA; encoded by the coding sequence ATGGCATATCGACTCCTCATATTCCTGGTGAAGCTCGCGATCAACGCGCTGGCCCTGCTGGTCGTTGACGCAATGTTCCAGAACATCTGGTTCGACAACCAGCAGGCCACCATCGTTGCCGCCGTGGTTCTGGCGCTGGTGAACACCTACCTGCGCCCGCTCGTGGTCATCCTGACTTTGCCCATCAACATCCTCACGCTCGGCCTCTTCACGCTGGTCATCAACGCGCTGATGCTCAAGCTGGTCAGTTGGCTCATCCCGGCCTTCCACGTCGAGGGTTTCTGGACCGCCGTCGGCGGCGCGCTCGTCATCAGCATCGTCAGTTGCCTGCTGAACCTGTTCCTGCGCCCCGACCGCGTCCAGGTGCGTGTCTACCGCGCATGA
- a CDS encoding HAD family phosphatase has translation MKKFSAVIFDLDGVIVDSEPLHQKAFEDLFAELGRKHDHGVVFSEHVGLSDHSTLRAFLKKTGLQHDLEDLNKRKLNYFLRYLREHRPIFKGLHGLIPELAKRYQLGVATSSPHQVAEVVMEISGLKSHFEAIIAREDIRFPKPDPEIYFTAARKLGVRPSSCCVIEDSTPGIQAAKMAGMTVIGLTSSLPPEKLKRADLIARDYDDVRKLLL, from the coding sequence ATGAAGAAATTCTCCGCGGTCATTTTCGATCTCGATGGGGTCATTGTCGACAGCGAGCCGCTGCACCAGAAGGCGTTTGAAGATCTGTTCGCGGAACTCGGACGGAAACATGATCACGGTGTCGTCTTTTCCGAGCACGTGGGACTTTCCGACCACTCGACGTTGCGCGCCTTCCTCAAAAAGACCGGATTGCAGCACGACCTGGAAGACCTGAACAAACGAAAGTTGAATTACTTCCTTCGCTACCTGCGGGAGCATCGTCCCATCTTCAAGGGCCTGCACGGCCTGATTCCCGAACTCGCAAAGCGCTACCAGCTCGGCGTCGCCACCAGCTCGCCGCATCAGGTGGCGGAAGTCGTCATGGAAATCTCCGGGCTGAAGTCCCACTTCGAAGCCATCATCGCTCGGGAAGATATCCGCTTTCCGAAACCCGACCCGGAAATCTATTTCACCGCCGCTCGAAAACTTGGTGTCCGACCCTCCAGCTGCTGTGTCATCGAGGACAGCACCCCCGGCATCCAGGCCGCGAAAATGGCCGGCATGACCGTCATCGGCCTCACCAGCAGCCTGCCGCCCGAAAAACTCAAGCGCGCCGACCTCATCGCTCGCGACTACGACGACGTTCGCAAGCTGCTTCTCTAG